From Hymenobacter volaticus, the proteins below share one genomic window:
- a CDS encoding glycosyl hydrolase 2 galactose-binding domain-containing protein — translation MLTLKQNLLGVLLFLLFTFTAKAQQLIPLTDKWEFRKAGDSKWGAAMVPGTVHTDLLNTKQIQDPFYRINEKDQQWIGKADWEYKTTFTVDANQLKSDKLYLVFEGLDTYADVYVNDVKVLEADNMFRQWKRDVKPQLKAGSNALRVYFHAPMVKGEELFKSLPFQVPASDNDQAGPGEHKVSVFTRKAGYHYGWDWGPRLVTSGIWRPVYLAPMNVARIQDLFIKQKKLTTEQAELEARLEVESLTAGTKQLEVTVDGNATPFTHGPCFWPKA, via the coding sequence ATGCTTACCTTGAAACAGAATTTACTTGGGGTGCTGCTCTTCTTGCTATTTACCTTCACTGCAAAGGCTCAACAGCTTATCCCATTAACTGACAAGTGGGAATTTCGCAAAGCGGGTGACAGCAAATGGGGTGCAGCTATGGTTCCCGGCACTGTGCACACCGACTTGCTAAACACCAAGCAGATCCAGGACCCCTTCTACCGCATAAACGAGAAAGACCAGCAGTGGATTGGCAAGGCGGATTGGGAGTATAAAACCACGTTTACCGTCGATGCCAACCAACTCAAGAGCGACAAGCTCTACCTGGTTTTCGAGGGGCTCGACACCTACGCTGACGTGTACGTGAACGACGTGAAGGTGCTGGAAGCCGATAATATGTTTCGGCAATGGAAAAGGGACGTGAAACCGCAGCTTAAAGCCGGCAGCAACGCCCTGCGCGTATACTTTCATGCCCCCATGGTGAAGGGCGAAGAACTGTTCAAAAGCCTACCCTTTCAGGTGCCCGCTAGTGACAACGACCAGGCCGGACCAGGGGAACACAAAGTAAGTGTGTTCACTCGTAAGGCCGGTTACCACTACGGCTGGGACTGGGGCCCGCGCTTGGTTACGTCTGGCATCTGGCGCCCTGTATATTTAGCACCCATGAACGTGGCCCGAATCCAGGACCTATTCATTAAGCAAAAAAAGTTAACCACAGAGCAGGCTGAGTTGGAGGCCCGATTGGAAGTGGAAAGCCTGACTGCCGGCACCAAGCAACTGGAAGTAACCGTGGACGGCAACGCCACCCCATTTACTCACGGCCCGTGTTTCTGGCCAAAGGCATGA
- a CDS encoding beta-mannosidase, with the protein MRTVEVIQETGPKANSFYFLVNGVKMFMKGANYIPQDNFLPRVNKARYEHVINTAVTSNMNMLRVWGGGIYENDLFYDLCDEKGIMIWQDFMFACAMVPPLETHKQNIYEEAVENVKRLRNHPAIAMWCGNNEIAAFMGSNYWGSAKGAFRNRQDSMSVINAYKEIFHSILPAVVKGYDDEKFYWSTSPQPTNWTTTNPDSRTSGDVHFWEVWGGKKPIELYLENIGPFMSEYGFQSFPDMQTINTFATPKDYDINSEIMKSHQRSYVGNGAILQYMQAWYKVPKAFPNFLYTGQVLQAEAIKLAIEAHRRAKPYCMGSLYWQIDDCWPAASWSSMDYNGFWKAQQYESKRAFEALLVSPIVKKDSVQIYVVSDQLKAVDAQLQIRLLDFSGKVLNESKRNVNVPANTSMNVYRVPVKELLKGANRNSVLLDVSLLSQNQELAQNCLYFENPKDLKLNKPVINYTLTKDKDGFVLKLTSTQLAKNLRVSAGDDAIIFSDNYFDLIPGKAKTVTFHANKALKKSDITFLSINEAAM; encoded by the coding sequence ATGCGGACGGTGGAAGTGATACAGGAAACTGGCCCGAAAGCCAACTCGTTTTACTTCTTAGTGAACGGAGTAAAGATGTTCATGAAAGGCGCTAACTACATTCCGCAGGACAACTTCTTGCCTCGGGTTAATAAAGCTCGCTACGAACACGTCATCAACACGGCCGTGACCAGCAACATGAACATGCTGCGGGTATGGGGCGGGGGCATCTACGAAAACGACTTGTTCTATGACCTCTGCGACGAAAAAGGCATCATGATCTGGCAGGACTTCATGTTTGCCTGCGCCATGGTGCCTCCACTGGAAACCCACAAGCAAAACATCTACGAGGAAGCCGTAGAAAACGTGAAACGCTTGCGCAACCACCCGGCCATTGCCATGTGGTGCGGCAACAACGAAATCGCCGCTTTCATGGGTTCCAACTATTGGGGTTCAGCAAAGGGAGCGTTCCGTAATCGGCAGGACTCTATGAGTGTTATCAATGCTTATAAAGAGATATTTCACAGCATTTTACCTGCCGTTGTGAAAGGCTACGATGACGAAAAGTTTTACTGGTCGACCTCGCCGCAACCAACCAACTGGACCACGACCAACCCTGACAGCCGCACCTCCGGCGACGTGCACTTTTGGGAAGTATGGGGAGGCAAAAAGCCTATTGAGCTGTATCTCGAAAATATCGGGCCTTTCATGAGTGAGTATGGCTTTCAGTCGTTTCCCGACATGCAAACCATCAACACCTTCGCTACGCCTAAGGACTACGATATCAACTCCGAGATTATGAAGTCGCACCAGCGCTCTTACGTAGGCAATGGCGCTATACTGCAGTACATGCAAGCTTGGTACAAGGTCCCAAAGGCTTTCCCCAACTTTTTGTATACCGGGCAGGTGCTACAGGCCGAAGCTATCAAGCTCGCCATTGAAGCGCACCGCCGGGCTAAGCCCTATTGCATGGGGTCATTGTACTGGCAGATCGACGACTGCTGGCCCGCGGCCTCGTGGTCGAGCATGGATTATAACGGCTTTTGGAAGGCTCAGCAGTATGAGTCGAAGCGAGCTTTCGAAGCGTTACTAGTCTCACCCATTGTGAAAAAGGATTCTGTGCAGATATACGTAGTGTCAGACCAATTGAAAGCTGTGGACGCGCAGTTGCAAATCCGGTTGCTCGACTTCAGCGGTAAAGTGCTCAACGAAAGCAAAAGGAACGTCAATGTACCAGCTAACACCAGCATGAATGTGTACCGAGTTCCGGTGAAGGAACTTCTAAAAGGTGCGAATCGCAACAGCGTATTGCTTGATGTGAGCTTGCTTAGCCAGAACCAGGAGCTGGCGCAGAATTGCTTGTACTTCGAAAATCCTAAAGACTTGAAGCTTAACAAGCCGGTTATCAACTACACCCTCACGAAAGACAAGGACGGTTTTGTTCTTAAGCTCACCAGTACGCAGCTAGCTAAAAACCTACGCGTGTCGGCCGGCGACGATGCCATCATCTTCTCGGACAATTACTTCGACTTGATTCCTGGAAAAGCTAAGACTGTTACATTTCATGCTAACAAAGCGCTAAAGAAAAGTGACATCACCTTCTTGAGTATCAACGAAGCCGCCATGTAA
- a CDS encoding copper homeostasis protein CutC codes for MKRVLEICASSVQSAVAAQAGGAHRIELCQNLEQGGITPSFGLLSQVLKLLSIPVFVLIRPRPGNFVYDTNEQAIMVADIIQCRAAGCAGVVLGALTREGRVDITVCQKLIEAAGPLSVTFHRAFDVCSNQAQALEEIIGLGCQRILTSGGEPAAPAAQAKLAALVKQAADRISIMPGSGVTPHTIRGLIETTGANEFHASAKHSIASSSAPFSPMFDAILPEAEPMIVAELVTQLDKHKA; via the coding sequence GTGAAGCGGGTGCTGGAAATTTGCGCTAGCTCGGTGCAGTCGGCCGTGGCAGCGCAGGCAGGTGGCGCCCATCGGATTGAGTTGTGCCAGAACTTAGAGCAGGGGGGTATTACGCCTTCTTTTGGTTTACTGAGCCAAGTGCTGAAACTGCTATCAATTCCGGTGTTCGTGTTGATTCGGCCGCGCCCAGGCAATTTCGTATACGATACTAATGAGCAAGCCATTATGGTCGCCGACATCATTCAGTGTCGAGCGGCAGGATGCGCTGGGGTAGTACTAGGTGCTCTCACTCGCGAGGGCCGTGTGGATATTACTGTTTGTCAGAAGCTTATAGAAGCAGCTGGCCCTTTGTCAGTAACATTCCACCGTGCCTTCGATGTGTGCAGCAACCAAGCACAGGCGCTTGAAGAAATAATAGGGTTGGGCTGCCAACGCATTCTTACTTCCGGAGGCGAACCTGCGGCCCCAGCCGCCCAAGCGAAGTTAGCCGCCCTCGTTAAACAAGCAGCTGACCGTATCAGCATCATGCCGGGCAGTGGCGTAACCCCTCACACCATCCGCGGCTTAATAGAAACTACCGGCGCCAATGAGTTCCACGCTAGCGCCAAGCATTCAATAGCTAGCTCTAGTGCGCCTTTTTCTCCAATGTTTGACGCCATTCTGCCGGAAGCTGAACCCATGATTGTAGCAGAGCTGGTCACGCAACTTGACAAGCATAAGGCATAG
- a CDS encoding N(4)-(beta-N-acetylglucosaminyl)-L-asparaginase produces the protein MPSRRKFLISSTAGLAVLTLGQRAEAASIELPPQPVVGKPLVISTWDTGLAANLGAWKILSKGGRALDAAEAGVMVTEASQNCCVGLGGNPDRDGIVTLDACIMDDKFNCGSVAALERIKHPISVARRVMERTPHVMLVGEGAQQFAVAQGFPLEPQKLSLDAEKAYREWLKTSQYKPVVNIENSGSKKSTGPVGGANNHDTIALLAQDAQGNLSGSCTTSGMGFKMRGRLGDSPLIGSGLFVDNSVGAAAATGQGEDVIRIAGAHTVVEFMRQGLSPKAACKAAIERVAKIKGEKARDIQVCFIAVNTQGVHGAFALQKGFSYAVCDASNQQQLIQSEYLLS, from the coding sequence ATGCCTTCTCGCCGAAAGTTTCTTATCTCTTCCACCGCTGGGCTAGCAGTACTTACTTTAGGCCAACGTGCGGAGGCTGCTAGCATTGAGTTGCCGCCGCAACCTGTAGTTGGTAAGCCACTAGTAATTTCCACCTGGGATACGGGCTTGGCGGCCAACTTAGGAGCCTGGAAAATACTGAGCAAAGGAGGCCGGGCCTTGGATGCAGCAGAGGCCGGCGTGATGGTAACGGAAGCGTCGCAGAATTGCTGCGTAGGCTTAGGCGGCAATCCAGACCGTGACGGTATCGTAACGCTGGACGCCTGCATCATGGACGATAAGTTCAACTGCGGCAGCGTGGCTGCTTTGGAGCGCATCAAGCACCCAATTAGCGTGGCGCGGCGCGTTATGGAACGCACGCCTCACGTAATGCTCGTTGGCGAAGGAGCGCAGCAGTTTGCCGTAGCCCAAGGTTTCCCGCTGGAGCCTCAAAAGCTTAGCCTCGATGCTGAAAAAGCGTACCGGGAATGGTTGAAGACCAGCCAGTACAAACCAGTGGTGAACATCGAGAATTCGGGCTCCAAGAAATCAACCGGACCGGTAGGCGGCGCCAACAACCACGATACTATTGCGCTACTGGCCCAAGATGCGCAAGGCAACCTCAGCGGTAGCTGCACCACCAGCGGAATGGGCTTCAAGATGCGCGGCCGCCTCGGCGACTCACCTCTGATTGGCTCGGGCTTGTTCGTTGATAATAGTGTAGGCGCGGCCGCTGCCACCGGCCAGGGAGAAGACGTGATACGCATTGCTGGCGCGCATACGGTTGTGGAATTCATGCGCCAGGGCCTCTCCCCGAAAGCAGCCTGTAAGGCCGCTATCGAGCGGGTAGCCAAGATCAAAGGCGAAAAAGCCCGCGACATTCAAGTGTGTTTCATCGCCGTTAATACGCAGGGTGTGCACGGGGCCTTTGCCTTGCAAAAAGGCTTCAGCTATGCCGTCTGCGACGCTAGCAACCAACAGCAACTCATCCAAAGCGAATACTTACTGTCGTGA
- a CDS encoding ROK family protein — MKYTNPTDSHHTKYIGIDIGGTKIHVGVVQDERIIQEIQFETSATAPKEQILGALVDSIKSVMDSEVAGIGIGVPGLVDEKNGIVHNVQNIPSWREVSLKGHLASHFKVPVYITNDANAFAIGEKIYGKGKECTNLVGITLGTGFGAGIIINNDVYSGTLSSAGEFGCIPYRDKTIEDYCSGKFFVQNFGLPGTELHLLAQRGELQALEAFSQFGEHLGNAIKVILYALSPEAIFLGGSISKCYKYFQEALHKSVLEFPFKIVTDRLTIAPSELGNAAVLGAAALCKSKLELSVTPQQVLSL, encoded by the coding sequence ATGAAATACACCAACCCTACGGATAGCCACCACACGAAGTACATCGGAATAGATATTGGGGGAACCAAAATTCATGTTGGGGTGGTGCAGGACGAGCGCATCATTCAAGAGATTCAATTCGAAACGTCCGCCACTGCGCCCAAAGAACAGATCCTAGGCGCATTGGTGGACAGCATCAAATCGGTCATGGATAGTGAGGTGGCCGGTATTGGAATAGGCGTCCCCGGGTTGGTCGATGAAAAGAACGGCATCGTCCACAACGTACAGAACATTCCTTCTTGGCGAGAAGTGAGTTTGAAAGGGCACTTGGCAAGCCATTTCAAGGTGCCCGTATACATAACCAACGATGCCAATGCTTTTGCCATTGGCGAAAAGATTTACGGGAAAGGAAAAGAGTGCACCAACTTGGTAGGCATCACGCTCGGAACAGGATTCGGCGCGGGTATTATCATCAACAACGATGTGTATTCGGGCACTCTCTCAAGCGCCGGCGAATTTGGCTGCATTCCCTATCGTGACAAGACCATTGAAGACTACTGCAGTGGCAAGTTCTTCGTCCAGAACTTCGGATTGCCTGGCACCGAATTACACCTGCTTGCTCAGCGTGGCGAGTTGCAAGCGTTGGAGGCTTTCTCGCAGTTCGGCGAACACCTAGGCAACGCCATCAAGGTTATTCTGTACGCATTATCCCCGGAGGCTATATTTCTGGGTGGCTCGATCAGCAAATGCTACAAATATTTCCAGGAAGCCCTCCACAAAAGCGTACTGGAGTTTCCATTCAAGATAGTAACCGACCGTCTGACAATAGCCCCGTCGGAACTCGGCAATGCGGCCGTATTGGGCGCCGCCGCGCTTTGCAAAAGCAAACTAGAACTGAGCGTTACGCCTCAACAGGTGCTTTCACTTTGA
- a CDS encoding GH92 family glycosyl hydrolase — protein sequence MKSNAVHMVKSVVVLASGLVLLFASFANSQQVASKGNSTSLTRHVDPYIGTGFHGHVFMGANVPFGAVQLGPVNLSQGWDWCSGYHYSDSTIVGFSHTHLSGTGIGDLGDIAVMPTTGPVRVTKGRLKDPSKGYLSLFSHRDEIAKPGYYSVKLKRYNIQAELTASSRVGFHQYTFPQAAESHIVLDLEQGIGWDQATDTYIEKLNDSTVVGYRFSKGWATDQRVYFAAVFSKPIRQFTSLLVTDSLGTTTPATKGTRLKGVATFSTKAGEKVKLKVGISPVSSENALANIRAEIPHWNFNKTVAAADAAWNQELQKVKIEADSETRLKTFYTALYHTMIAPSVFNDHNGDYLGTDKKVYKKASFTNLTTFSLWDTYRAANPLFTVIQPNRVNDMINSMLAVYQQQGKLPVWHLMGSETNTMVGYSAVPVVVDAYLKGFKGFDANLAYEAVRATAMRDDYGLKAVKELGYIPADSEGESVAKGLEYAIDDWCIAQMAKKMGKADDYAYYSKRGKNYQNYFDKQTRFMRGRVAQNQWRTPFNPFESRHRKDDFTEGNAWQYTWLVPQDVEGLVGLLGGDNAFSQKLDSLFTAKGNMGAEASNDISGLIGQYAHGNEPSHHITYLYAYVGQPWKTANQVRFILDNFYTDKMDGIIGNEDVGQMSAWYIFSALGFYPVNPANGAYVFGSPVVNRASVALGNGKTLAIEVKNNGPANKYIQRVSLNGKPYSKSYILHKDLVAGGKLVFEMGNKPSITWGVAKQDRPQSVTSQP from the coding sequence ATGAAGAGTAACGCTGTGCACATGGTGAAATCTGTTGTCGTGCTGGCTTCCGGCTTGGTTCTGCTTTTTGCCAGCTTTGCCAACAGCCAACAGGTTGCCAGCAAAGGAAACAGCACTAGCCTTACCCGCCACGTGGACCCGTACATTGGCACGGGGTTTCATGGCCACGTATTTATGGGAGCCAACGTTCCGTTTGGAGCGGTGCAGCTGGGGCCCGTAAACCTGTCGCAGGGCTGGGACTGGTGCTCAGGTTACCATTACTCGGACTCGACTATCGTGGGCTTTTCCCACACCCACCTTAGTGGCACAGGCATTGGCGACCTAGGCGACATAGCGGTGATGCCTACTACAGGACCAGTCCGGGTAACGAAAGGCAGATTGAAAGACCCAAGCAAAGGCTACTTGTCTTTGTTTTCGCACCGCGACGAAATTGCCAAGCCAGGATACTACTCCGTTAAGCTGAAGCGCTACAACATCCAGGCGGAGCTTACCGCTTCCTCGCGCGTTGGCTTCCACCAATATACCTTCCCGCAAGCCGCAGAATCTCACATCGTCCTCGATTTAGAGCAGGGAATCGGCTGGGACCAGGCCACGGATACCTACATCGAAAAACTCAACGACAGCACGGTAGTTGGCTACCGCTTCTCTAAAGGATGGGCCACAGACCAACGCGTGTACTTTGCCGCGGTCTTCTCGAAGCCTATTCGTCAGTTTACCAGCTTGCTGGTAACCGACAGCTTAGGTACTACTACCCCTGCTACCAAAGGCACCCGCCTCAAAGGGGTAGCTACCTTCAGCACAAAGGCCGGCGAAAAAGTGAAGTTAAAGGTGGGTATTTCGCCAGTAAGCTCGGAAAACGCCCTGGCCAATATCCGCGCTGAAATTCCGCATTGGAACTTCAATAAGACGGTGGCGGCGGCTGACGCAGCTTGGAATCAGGAGTTGCAAAAAGTGAAAATCGAGGCGGATTCGGAAACGCGGCTAAAGACGTTTTACACGGCTCTGTACCACACCATGATTGCCCCTTCCGTCTTCAACGACCATAACGGAGATTATCTGGGCACCGATAAGAAAGTCTATAAGAAGGCTTCGTTCACTAACCTGACCACTTTTTCCCTTTGGGATACCTACCGCGCAGCTAACCCTTTGTTCACCGTCATACAGCCGAACCGGGTCAATGACATGATCAACTCCATGCTTGCGGTGTATCAGCAGCAAGGCAAGTTGCCGGTGTGGCACCTAATGGGCAGCGAAACCAACACTATGGTTGGCTACAGCGCCGTGCCGGTGGTAGTGGATGCCTACCTGAAAGGATTCAAAGGCTTTGATGCCAACCTAGCGTATGAAGCCGTACGCGCCACCGCCATGCGCGACGACTACGGCCTAAAAGCGGTGAAAGAGCTAGGCTACATTCCTGCCGATAGCGAAGGGGAAAGCGTAGCCAAGGGCCTGGAATATGCCATCGATGATTGGTGCATTGCCCAGATGGCCAAGAAAATGGGCAAAGCCGACGATTACGCGTACTACAGCAAGCGCGGCAAAAACTATCAGAACTACTTCGATAAGCAGACCCGCTTCATGCGCGGCCGAGTGGCCCAAAATCAGTGGCGCACCCCGTTTAACCCCTTCGAGTCGCGCCACCGTAAAGACGATTTCACGGAAGGCAATGCCTGGCAATACACTTGGCTGGTGCCGCAAGATGTAGAAGGCTTGGTTGGTTTGCTAGGCGGTGACAACGCATTCAGCCAGAAGCTAGATTCGCTCTTTACCGCCAAGGGCAACATGGGCGCCGAGGCCTCAAACGACATCAGCGGCTTGATCGGGCAGTATGCGCACGGTAACGAGCCGAGCCATCATATCACCTACTTGTATGCCTACGTTGGGCAACCTTGGAAAACGGCCAACCAAGTCCGGTTCATACTAGACAACTTCTACACCGACAAGATGGATGGCATCATCGGTAACGAAGATGTGGGGCAGATGTCGGCTTGGTATATATTCTCCGCGCTCGGCTTTTACCCCGTAAACCCGGCTAACGGTGCGTACGTGTTTGGCAGTCCGGTAGTAAACAGAGCGTCTGTGGCGCTAGGCAATGGCAAAACGCTTGCTATCGAGGTGAAGAACAATGGTCCGGCCAACAAGTACATTCAACGCGTGTCGCTCAATGGCAAACCGTATTCGAAATCGTATATTCTGCACAAGGATTTGGTGGCCGGCGGCAAGCTTGTTTTCGAGATGGGCAATAAACCTAGCATCACATGGGGCGTGGCCAAGCAAGACCGTCCTCAGTCCGTAACCAGCCAGCCCTAG
- a CDS encoding carbohydrate-binding family 9-like protein, producing the protein MNSPIQAQTMFQGLDALFTPPKSYVVQHTVQALQMDGNLQESDWQKAPWITDFVDIEGAGKPLPTWKTRVKMLWNDSTLFVAAALQEPQLWATQTEHDDIIFKDNDFEVFIDPDNNTHQYFEIEVNALNKTFDLFLPKPYRNGGDALVSWDAAGLQSAVKLEGTLNQPQDRDQGWVVEMAVPLKSLRLGYSFRAPTEGPCGA; encoded by the coding sequence ATGAACTCACCTATACAAGCGCAAACCATGTTTCAAGGCTTGGACGCGCTGTTTACACCGCCCAAAAGCTACGTGGTGCAGCATACAGTGCAGGCTTTGCAAATGGATGGCAACCTACAGGAGAGCGACTGGCAGAAAGCCCCTTGGATAACCGATTTCGTTGATATTGAAGGCGCCGGTAAACCGCTGCCAACCTGGAAAACACGCGTGAAAATGTTGTGGAATGATTCCACGTTGTTTGTCGCGGCGGCCTTGCAAGAACCACAACTTTGGGCCACTCAAACCGAGCACGACGATATTATCTTCAAAGACAACGACTTCGAAGTTTTTATAGACCCTGATAACAACACGCATCAGTACTTTGAAATCGAAGTGAATGCGCTCAACAAAACCTTCGACTTATTTCTGCCCAAGCCCTACCGGAACGGCGGAGATGCCTTGGTAAGTTGGGATGCGGCCGGTCTGCAGTCGGCCGTAAAGCTGGAGGGTACGCTCAATCAGCCGCAAGACCGAGACCAAGGCTGGGTAGTAGAAATGGCAGTACCGCTGAAATCGTTGCGCTTGGGGTATAGTTTTCGGGCGCCGACGGAGGGGCCTTGTGGCGCATAA